A window of Coturnix japonica isolate 7356 chromosome 2, Coturnix japonica 2.1, whole genome shotgun sequence contains these coding sequences:
- the LOC107310334 gene encoding uncharacterized protein LOC107310334, whose product MSEIIATMKSENVLFDLLEKHGARPSLSGVDWARQNWYNLQSVSDRIRVLQYEAHTRAGKGKSFICAVLGAALKAAVEFRDEKHSAETQTIQALQESVKVMQELVKTLQNQIVNLEEQLQREQHNTVLLQMAFKELLTYKNTSNTAVHNLPQEKTFPQKELQGIKEGLGKLEDSPAQLRPLIKTEYTFDNSEDLDPQMNVKEIPFSATELAKLKKDFSRSPKESETEYVWRVSLTGGDQIMLTEKEAEGYWGPGVFLTTGNNRAPWSLTQRAAYWAGGLNPLERGDPLAVNGTADQLVESVQKAACLQMMYNRKLQTHHGSPMMMPVDPERMTPLIRGLPESLKPIGIQLQGKIQAMPQGERTLAALEGTGTSGHLQSGYKVWTWGEVAQELINYERKYGPVASSSISEPEEVRLAATTLAPRSPSPKLSGTGRVSLPVRTGRRNIDHKRNRLWTLGWQKGVPRDLMNGLPTVRLEKLVNLWPEQSSRKADAFAPLQRKVGRRRGRAVKGGCIRKLTTKGEDPRFNTFCPKASPLLPIAPVSHDPVADKLGKHLSLWPACVD is encoded by the coding sequence ATGAGTGAAATTATTGCCActatgaaaagtgaaaatgtgcTATTTGACCTTTTAGAAAAGCATGGTGCTCGGCCCTCTTTATCAGGGGTGGATTGGGCACGACAAAACTGGTATAACTTGCAGAGTGTTTCCGACCGCATTCGTGTTTTACAATATGAGGCTCATACTCGAGCCGGGAAAGGAAAATCGTTTATTTGTGCGGTACTCGgtgctgctttaaaagctgCCGTGGAGTTCCGAGATGAAAAGCATTCGGCAGAAACCCAAACCATACAAGCATTACAGGAATCAGTTAAAGTAATGCAAGAATTGGTAAAAACTCTGCAAAATCAAATAGTGAACCTTGAGGAACAATTACAAAGAGAGCAACATAATACAGTTTTGTTGCAAATGGCTTTTAAGGAACTATTAACATATAAGAATACTAGCAATACTGCTGTCCATAATTTGCCTCAAGAAAAAACTTTTCCTCAGAAGGAACTACAAGGAATAAAGGAAGGGCTTGGCAAATTAGAGGACTCGCCAGCCCAATTGCGTCCTTTGATAAAAACTGAATATACATTTGATAACAGTGAGGATCTGGACCCTcaaatgaatgttaaagaaattcccttttctgccactgaattagcaaaactgaaaaaagattttagcCGCTCTCCAAAGGAATCGGAAACAGAATATGTATGGAGAGTCAGCTTAACTGGTGGAGACCAAATTATGTTAACcgaaaaggaggctgagggttATTGGGGGCCAGGTGTATTTTTGACTACTGGTAATAACCGTGCTCCCTGGTCCCTAACACAAAGGGCTGCCTATTGGGCAGGTGGTCTTAACCCTTTAGAAAGGGGAGACCCTCTTGCTGTTAATGGGACAGCTGATCAATTAGTGGAAAGTGTTCAAAAAGCTGCTTGTCTGCAAATGATGTATAATAGAAAGCTGCAGACACATCATGGATCACCTATGATGATGCCTGTTGATCCTGAACGGATGACTCCTTTAATCAGGGGGCTTCCAGAATCACTGAAACCTATAGGTATACAACTACAAGGAAAGATACAAGCTATGCCTCAGGGAGAAAGAACCCTGGCAGCATTAGAAGGAACTGGCACCTCAGGCCATTTGCAGTCAGGATATAAAGTATGGACATGGGGGGAGGTTGCCCAAGAGTTGATTaattatgaaaggaaatatggGCCTGTGGCTTCTTCCAGTATATCTGAACCAGAGGAAGTAAGGCTCGCAGCAACCACCCTTGCTCCTAGGTCACCTAGTCCAAAGCTCAGTGGAACTGGAAGGGTCTCACTGCCAGTAAGAACGGGTAGGCGAAATATTGATCATAAACGTAATCGTCTCTGGACACTGGGCTGGCAAAAGGGTGTTCCACGAGACCTGATGAATGGATTACCCACAGTCAGGTTAGAGAAATTAGTTAATTTGTGGCCAGAACAAAGCTCAAGAAAAGCTGATGCATTCGCCCCCCTCCAGCGCAAGGTAGGCAGGAGGCGGGGGAGGGCAGTGAAGGGTGGATGTATTAGAAAGCTTACAACAAAAGGAGAAGATCCTCGATTTAACACCTTCTGTCCCAAGGCCTCCCCACTCCTGCCAATTGCCCCTGTGAGTCACGATCCAGTTGCTGATAAGCTAGGGAAACACTTATCTCTCTGGCCAGCTTGTGTGGACTGA